The Lactuca sativa cultivar Salinas chromosome 2, Lsat_Salinas_v11, whole genome shotgun sequence genome includes a window with the following:
- the LOC111888856 gene encoding uncharacterized protein LOC111888856, translating to MADYHFVYKDVEGASTQWDDIQRKLGNLPPKPPAFKPDPFTPAEDEDSKPKTKSWIDNKTEEELEDLEDDLDDNRFLEEYRRKRLAEMKQTVKVAKFGSVIPISGSDFVREVSQAPSDVWVVVILYKDGYPECGVLMQCVEELATMYSATKFVKIISTDCIPNYPDCNLPTVLVYNNGAVKANYVGLHTFGRRCTPEGVAMILCQSDPVLNDGLNGEASREAVLEGVRKRFIEKVVTLHENDDDGSSSD from the exons ATGGCAGACTATCACTTTGTCTACAAAGATGTTGAAGGAGCATCAACTCAATGGGATGATATTCAAAGAAAACTCGGGAACTTACCTCCCAAACCCCCTGCCTTCAAACCCGATCCTTTCACTCCTGCAGAAGATGAAGATTCCAAACCTAAAACCAAATCTTGGATCGATAACAAGACAGAAGAAGAACTCGAAGATTTAGAAGATGATCTTGATGACAATCGTTTCCTCGAAGAATACAG GAGAAAGAGGTTAGCAGAGATGAAGCAAACAGTGAAAGTTGCAAAGTTTGGGTCAGTCATTCCCATTTCAGGATCCGATTTTGTTCGTGAGGTATCACAAGCTCCGTCTGATGTGTGGGTGGTTGTTATTCTATACAAAGATGG GTACCCAGAGTGTGGAGTTCTAATGCAGTGTGTGGAAGAACTGGCAACAATGTATTCAGCTACCAAATTTGTCAAGATTATATCAACTGATTGCATTCCTAATTATCCAGATTGTAATCTTCCCACTGTGTTGGTGTACAATAATGGTGCAGTGAAGGCAAATTATGTTGGGTTGCATACTTTTGGTAGGAGATGCACTCCAGAAGGTGTTGCTATGATTTTGTGCCAATCAGATCCTGTTCTTAATGATGGGCTCAATGGTGAAGCTTCTAGAGAAGCTGTTCTTGAAGGAGTGAGGAAAAGGTTTATAGAGAAAGTGGTTACACtgcatgaaaatgatgatgatgGGTCTTCAAGTGATTAA